The Ferroacidibacillus organovorans nucleotide sequence TTTCCTCGATTCCCACAGTTCTTGGCGGGAATCACCGCCGCCGTATGCTACGTACAGAGCAGGCACGCTCACAAGCGTCGCGACAGCCATCGCCAACCAGGTTGCCCTGCCTCCCCACAGACTTAACGTCCCGCCGATCAGGAGAAAACCGACCGCACCCATCCCCTGCGTCAGCGTTGATGTCACCGCGTACACGCGACCAAGCCTTTCTTCTGGCACACGGCTTACGCGCAAGGTCAGGTAGCCGATGAGCGTCACACCCTCCCCCACCCCGAGCAGTGCAGATGCTGCATCAAGCGGCACCACCGTTTTGCTCATCGCCACAAACAGCGCGGCGATACCCATGACAAGTTGACCGCCCACTGCCGCGATCGCGATACCGCGGGTCGGGATGCGCGAGGAGAGCAGCGTGCCGATAAAAGAACCGATCGCGTAGACGCTAACCGCCCACCCGACTTGCATGGCGTGATCGCCGAGCGTCCGGATGACAAAAAACGTGAGCGCGGGAATCAGCGCCATAAACGCAAATCGGTTGAACCCCCACAGAAGCGTGACGAATGTGAGCGCGCGATCACGGAACACTGTGTGCATCCCTTCACGAAGCTCTACGATGAACCGTCGCGGTGCAGAGGGGGATTCCACATCTTCGCGCCGGTCTGGCAAACGTTTGATGGCGAGTGCAGATGCTACAAAGGTTAACGCGTCGATGCCAAGCGTTCCGGTTG carries:
- a CDS encoding MFS transporter — encoded protein: GDLDEAGIQRQSYLCVDLSKFERTALESAPLLLIGKPAGVWVDRLSRKKTMLTADLGRAFLMGVIPIAALLHVAMMPVVMVVALGVGVLTVFFGAAYTGAMPSVVPAIHLGRANAYFEAIESVAYVIGPPLAGVLTHAIGPTGTLGIDALTFVASALAIKRLPDRREDVESPSAPRRFIVELREGMHTVFRDRALTFVTLLWGFNRFAFMALIPALTFFVIRTLGDHAMQVGWAVSVYAIGSFIGTLLSSRIPTRGIAIAAVGGQLVMGIAALFVAMSKTVVPLDAASALLGVGEGVTLIGYLTLRVSRVPEERLGRVYAVTSTLTQGMGAVGFLLIGGTLSLWGGRATWLAMAVATLVSVPALYVAYGGGDSRQELWESRKK